A section of the Microbacterium forte genome encodes:
- a CDS encoding ABC transporter substrate-binding protein, translated as MARTTRRTKTLAALAALTATGIALSGCTAGSADEGGDGDTLKLWHYEGADSAMGKAWAEAIAIFEEETGATVEFEEKSFEQIQKTASQVLDTDAAPDLMEFNKGNATAGFLASTGLITDISDAVEEYGWDEKLAPSLQTTAKYSEDGVMGGDTWFGVPNYGEFVGVYYNQDAFAAAGLEIPTTYEEFVDVLDAFVAQGVTPLAEAGAEYPLGQLWYQLALLEGDRGFVDSYQLYDGEVDWQGPEVTAASETLKDYVEKGYIASDVSSVKAEDAGVSFINGTSPIFVSGSWWFGRFVSEATGFDWTMTAFPGADLSLGSSGNLWVVPENAANKELAYEFIDITMRPEIQAIIGNNGGLPVAADTADITDEKSAALIETFNGVLDADGLSFYPDWPAPGFYDVIVQELQGLITGTQDAETTNTNLGEQYDEGTSEFR; from the coding sequence ATGGCACGCACCACACGCAGGACGAAGACGCTGGCGGCCCTCGCCGCGCTCACCGCGACAGGCATCGCACTGAGCGGCTGCACTGCCGGTTCGGCAGACGAGGGCGGCGACGGAGACACCCTCAAGCTCTGGCATTACGAGGGTGCGGACAGCGCCATGGGAAAGGCCTGGGCCGAGGCGATCGCGATCTTCGAAGAAGAGACCGGAGCGACCGTCGAGTTCGAGGAGAAGTCCTTCGAGCAGATCCAGAAGACGGCCAGCCAGGTGCTCGACACCGACGCGGCACCCGACCTCATGGAGTTCAACAAGGGCAACGCGACGGCGGGATTCCTGGCCTCCACCGGACTGATCACGGACATCTCCGACGCGGTCGAGGAGTACGGATGGGATGAGAAGCTCGCTCCCTCGCTGCAGACCACCGCGAAATACTCCGAAGACGGCGTCATGGGCGGCGACACGTGGTTCGGCGTCCCGAACTACGGCGAGTTCGTCGGCGTCTACTACAACCAGGATGCCTTCGCCGCGGCGGGTCTCGAGATCCCCACCACCTACGAGGAGTTCGTCGACGTCCTCGACGCGTTCGTCGCGCAGGGCGTCACCCCGCTCGCCGAGGCCGGCGCCGAGTACCCCCTCGGACAGCTCTGGTACCAGCTCGCGCTGCTCGAAGGCGATCGCGGCTTCGTCGACTCCTACCAGCTGTACGACGGCGAGGTCGACTGGCAGGGCCCGGAGGTCACTGCCGCGTCCGAGACGCTCAAGGACTACGTCGAGAAGGGCTACATCGCCTCGGACGTCTCCTCGGTCAAGGCCGAGGACGCCGGCGTCTCGTTCATCAACGGCACCTCGCCGATCTTCGTGTCGGGATCCTGGTGGTTCGGTCGCTTCGTGTCGGAGGCGACCGGCTTCGACTGGACGATGACCGCGTTCCCCGGCGCCGACCTGTCGCTCGGCTCGTCCGGCAACCTCTGGGTCGTCCCCGAGAACGCCGCGAACAAGGAGCTCGCCTACGAGTTCATCGACATCACGATGCGCCCCGAGATCCAGGCGATCATCGGCAACAACGGCGGCCTCCCGGTCGCCGCCGACACCGCCGACATCACCGACGAGAAGAGCGCGGCGCTCATCGAGACCTTCAACGGCGTGCTCGACGCAGACGGGCTCTCGTTCTACCCGGACTGGCCCGCTCCCGGCTTCTACGACGTGATCGTGCAGGAGCTCCAGGGTCTGATCACGGGCACGCAGGATGCGGAGACCACCAACACGAACCTCGGCGAGCAGTACGACGAGGGCACGTCCGAATTCCGTTGA
- a CDS encoding carbohydrate ABC transporter permease has product MSLVTRREGRTKLPPEEPSIPQRSGGTGAYWLYLLPGFVLLLVVVIVPLIWNVYLTFTKWKGVRAPEFIGLENWQKILTDSDFWTSFTNSVWMILAMVVVPTIVGLIVAALLFDVVGRKFGGKVGSFLRATYYLPQILPIAVAGIVIGWIVRPGGDGALNQILGWFGIPAYDWLGQMPSALIVLMVVMVWVQLGYPVVVFMAALQRVDPELYEAAELDGANWFQRFTAITMSIIRPEIFVVTLTCTIAALKVFGPVYIITRGGPAGATLVPAYYAYQEFFTKRNVGYGATIATVLTIVVVIVSIIFIRVQNSLERKERAGL; this is encoded by the coding sequence ATGTCACTCGTCACCCGACGCGAGGGCCGCACGAAGCTGCCGCCCGAAGAGCCGTCGATCCCGCAGCGCAGCGGCGGGACCGGGGCCTACTGGTTGTACCTGCTCCCCGGCTTCGTGCTTCTGCTCGTCGTCGTCATCGTCCCGCTGATCTGGAACGTCTACCTGACCTTCACCAAGTGGAAGGGAGTGCGCGCCCCCGAGTTCATCGGTCTCGAGAACTGGCAGAAGATCCTCACCGACAGCGACTTCTGGACCTCGTTCACGAACTCCGTGTGGATGATCCTCGCCATGGTCGTGGTGCCGACGATCGTCGGCCTGATCGTCGCAGCCCTGCTCTTCGACGTGGTCGGGCGCAAGTTCGGCGGCAAGGTCGGCAGCTTCCTGCGCGCGACCTACTATCTCCCCCAGATCCTCCCCATCGCCGTCGCCGGCATCGTGATCGGCTGGATCGTCCGGCCGGGTGGCGACGGCGCGCTCAACCAGATCCTCGGTTGGTTCGGCATCCCCGCCTACGACTGGCTCGGCCAGATGCCGTCAGCCCTCATCGTGCTGATGGTCGTCATGGTGTGGGTGCAGCTCGGCTACCCCGTCGTCGTCTTCATGGCGGCGCTCCAGCGCGTCGATCCCGAACTGTACGAAGCCGCCGAACTCGACGGCGCGAACTGGTTCCAGCGATTCACCGCGATCACGATGAGCATCATCCGCCCGGAGATCTTCGTCGTCACGCTCACCTGCACGATCGCCGCCCTCAAAGTCTTCGGCCCCGTGTACATCATCACGCGCGGCGGCCCCGCCGGTGCCACTCTGGTGCCCGCCTACTACGCCTACCAGGAGTTCTTCACCAAGCGGAACGTCGGCTACGGCGCGACCATCGCCACCGTGCTGACCATCGTCGTGGTGATCGTGTCGATCATCTTCATCCGCGTGCAGAACTCGCTCGAGCGCAAGGAAAGGGCGGGTCTCTGA
- a CDS encoding carbohydrate ABC transporter permease gives MHATTAIVTGKPSQKRPRGGMTRKRPVDWLMLALVVIGALLIIAPFYLVLVNSFKSPVDYATSGPLAFPETLDFGGIIKFWERVNFPEKVWNSIFIAGIVSVLAVVISMLNAFAIGIGRVRGRSWIVLLFLLANLLPQEALLYPLYYMFKSVGLYDNVWSVIIVFTVIQAAFGTYLLSSVYGTFPKEILEAASIDGANRWQILWRIVFPISRPTLSVLLIFFFIWTWNEFLIPLTFLASNANQTVPVAISVLQGDRLMDVTTTSASALLGIIPTLIFFLIFQRTLTRGITAGAVK, from the coding sequence ATGCACGCCACCACCGCCATCGTCACCGGCAAGCCCTCCCAGAAACGCCCTCGCGGCGGGATGACCAGGAAGCGCCCCGTCGACTGGCTCATGCTCGCGCTCGTCGTGATCGGCGCACTGCTCATCATCGCGCCGTTCTACCTCGTGCTGGTCAACTCGTTCAAGTCCCCTGTCGACTACGCCACATCGGGTCCGCTCGCCTTCCCCGAGACGCTGGACTTCGGCGGGATCATCAAATTCTGGGAGCGGGTGAACTTCCCCGAGAAGGTGTGGAACTCGATCTTCATCGCCGGCATCGTCTCGGTGCTCGCCGTCGTGATCTCGATGCTCAACGCCTTCGCGATCGGCATCGGCCGCGTCCGCGGGCGCAGCTGGATCGTGCTGCTCTTCCTGCTCGCCAACCTGCTGCCGCAGGAGGCGCTGCTCTACCCGCTGTACTACATGTTCAAGTCCGTCGGCCTGTACGACAACGTGTGGTCGGTGATCATCGTCTTCACGGTCATCCAGGCGGCTTTCGGCACATACCTGCTGTCGTCCGTCTACGGCACGTTCCCCAAGGAGATCCTCGAAGCGGCATCCATCGACGGTGCGAATCGCTGGCAGATCCTCTGGCGGATCGTCTTCCCGATCAGCCGCCCGACCCTGTCGGTGCTGCTCATCTTCTTCTTCATCTGGACGTGGAACGAGTTCCTGATCCCGCTGACCTTCCTCGCATCGAATGCGAATCAGACGGTCCCCGTGGCGATCAGCGTACTGCAGGGCGACCGGCTCATGGACGTCACGACCACGAGCGCCTCCGCCCTCCTCGGCATCATCCCCACGCTCATCTTCTTCCTCATCTTCCAGCGCACCCTCACACGCGGCATCACGGCAGGAGCAGTCAAGTAA
- the yicI gene encoding alpha-xylosidase produces MKFTDGFWQLRPGVTALYAQEAYDIAETDDTPDGPGIVITAPTMVIAKRGDTLNRPVLTTTLSSPAEGVVRVRIAHHEGGRWHGGFGLPGAGSGAASVSLTEGGGALDAGSLVARITKGAPWDLAFEVDGRRVTGSAHKAQGYVRLAPDAQVDAGIVDNARQGGSSPNGAVFVHEQLDLGVGELIYGLGERFGPLVKNGQSVDIWNADGGTSSEQAYKSIPFHLSNRGYGVLVNDPGHVSYEIGSESVERVQFSVSGEVLEYFVIAGPTPKDVLGRYTALTGRPPVVPAWSYGLWLSTSFTTDYDEKTVNSFIDEMAARELPVSVFHFDCFWMREFNWTDFVWDSRVFPDPEGMLSRLHDKDLRVCVWINPYIAQRSPLFREAADQGYLVMRPDGSVWQWDLWQAGMGLVDFTNPDATAWYQAKLRELIAQGVDCFKTDFGERIPTEVVWADGSDPERMHNLYTDLYNRAVHDVLVDARGADDAVLFARSATAGGQSMPVHWGGDSTSTYASMAETLRGGLSLALSGFAFWSHDIGGFEGTPDAGVFKRWTAFGLLGSHSRFHGSSSYRVPWAFDEEAVDVTRRFTHLKMQLMPYLYQQGIIASRTGLPVMRPMQLEFPDDPAVGYLDRQYMLGTDLLVAPVFSEDGSVEFYLPEGEWTSLLSGETVSGGGWRRETHSFDSLPLYVRPGTALPWGARTDRPDYDYHDGLRLRVFPGGSGSASVTVTSPDGREKIYETDLTEVTR; encoded by the coding sequence ATGAAGTTCACCGACGGGTTCTGGCAACTGCGTCCTGGGGTCACCGCGCTGTACGCGCAGGAGGCCTACGACATCGCCGAGACCGACGACACCCCCGACGGACCCGGCATCGTCATCACAGCACCCACCATGGTGATCGCCAAGCGCGGCGACACCCTGAACCGGCCGGTGCTGACGACCACGCTCTCATCGCCCGCCGAGGGGGTGGTGCGCGTCCGCATCGCGCACCACGAAGGAGGCCGCTGGCACGGCGGCTTCGGTCTTCCCGGGGCAGGATCCGGAGCGGCATCCGTGTCCCTCACCGAGGGGGGTGGCGCTCTCGATGCCGGTTCGCTCGTCGCACGGATCACGAAGGGCGCGCCCTGGGACCTCGCATTCGAGGTCGACGGGAGACGCGTGACCGGAAGCGCGCACAAGGCCCAGGGATACGTGCGCCTCGCCCCGGACGCGCAGGTCGACGCCGGCATCGTCGACAATGCACGACAGGGCGGTTCGAGCCCGAACGGAGCCGTCTTCGTGCACGAGCAGCTCGACCTCGGAGTCGGCGAGCTGATCTACGGCCTCGGCGAGCGCTTCGGTCCGCTGGTGAAGAACGGCCAGTCGGTCGACATCTGGAACGCCGACGGCGGCACCTCCAGTGAGCAGGCCTACAAGAGCATCCCGTTCCATCTCTCGAATCGCGGCTACGGCGTGCTCGTGAACGACCCGGGCCACGTGTCGTACGAGATCGGATCGGAGTCGGTCGAGCGCGTGCAGTTCTCCGTCTCCGGCGAGGTGCTCGAGTACTTCGTCATCGCTGGTCCGACGCCGAAGGATGTCCTGGGACGCTACACCGCTCTCACCGGACGACCACCCGTGGTGCCGGCCTGGTCGTACGGGCTCTGGCTGTCGACGAGCTTCACGACCGACTACGACGAGAAGACCGTCAACTCGTTCATCGACGAGATGGCGGCGCGTGAGCTGCCGGTGTCGGTGTTCCACTTCGACTGCTTCTGGATGCGCGAGTTCAACTGGACCGACTTCGTCTGGGATTCCCGGGTGTTCCCCGACCCCGAGGGCATGCTGTCGCGACTGCACGACAAGGACCTGCGCGTCTGCGTCTGGATCAACCCGTACATCGCGCAGCGCTCCCCCCTCTTCCGTGAGGCGGCTGATCAGGGCTACCTCGTGATGCGCCCCGACGGGTCGGTCTGGCAGTGGGATCTCTGGCAGGCGGGAATGGGGCTCGTCGACTTCACCAATCCGGATGCGACCGCCTGGTACCAGGCGAAGCTCCGCGAGCTCATCGCACAGGGCGTGGACTGCTTCAAGACCGACTTCGGCGAACGCATCCCCACCGAGGTGGTCTGGGCCGACGGCTCCGACCCCGAGCGCATGCACAACCTGTACACCGATCTCTACAACCGAGCCGTGCACGATGTGCTCGTCGATGCGCGAGGCGCAGACGACGCCGTGCTGTTCGCGCGCTCGGCGACTGCCGGCGGGCAGAGCATGCCGGTGCACTGGGGCGGCGACTCGACGTCGACCTACGCGTCGATGGCCGAGACCCTGCGCGGCGGGCTCTCGCTCGCACTGAGCGGCTTCGCCTTCTGGAGCCACGACATCGGCGGATTCGAGGGCACTCCGGATGCCGGTGTGTTCAAACGCTGGACGGCCTTCGGTCTGCTCGGCTCGCACTCGCGCTTCCATGGATCGAGCTCCTACCGGGTGCCGTGGGCATTCGACGAGGAGGCCGTCGACGTGACGAGGCGATTCACGCACCTCAAGATGCAGCTGATGCCCTACCTGTATCAACAGGGCATCATCGCATCGAGGACGGGCCTGCCCGTGATGCGGCCGATGCAGCTGGAGTTCCCCGATGACCCGGCCGTCGGCTACCTCGACCGGCAGTACATGCTCGGCACCGACCTGCTCGTGGCGCCCGTCTTCTCCGAGGACGGATCGGTCGAGTTCTATCTGCCGGAGGGCGAGTGGACCTCGCTGCTGAGCGGCGAGACCGTCTCGGGCGGGGGCTGGCGCCGAGAGACCCACTCCTTCGACTCGCTTCCGCTGTACGTGCGACCAGGCACGGCACTCCCCTGGGGTGCCCGCACCGACAGACCCGACTACGACTATCACGACGGCCTGCGACTGCGGGTGTTCCCTGGCGGATCGGGCTCGGCGTCCGTGACCGTCACGAGCCCGGACGGCCGTGAGAAGATCTACGAAACCGACCTGACTGAGGTGACCCGGTGA
- a CDS encoding GH1 family beta-glucosidase, which produces MTLSPADDYRGSGLVLPEGFTFGSATASYQIEGAADEDGRTPSIWDTFSKTPGKVWNGDTGDVACDHYHRVDEDLDLMSDLGLQAYRFSIAWPRIVPAADGAVNQAGIDFYSRLVDGLLERGIKPVATLYHWDLPQYLEDAGGWTSRSTTDAFERYASIMGAALGDRVHTWTTLNEPWCSAYLGYGQGGHAPGRHEPASALAAVHHLNLAHGRAIQALRATSTGDPDYSVTLNFHVLRGVGDGADEAMRRIDALANRAFTHPMLRGEYPPDLLEDTASVTDWSFVHDGDLATVNQPIDVLGVNYYSTATVRLWDGVSEKQQNDGHKGTAGGTAWPGSDQLVEFVEQPGPYTAMGWNIAPEGLEELLVSLSEQFPTQPLMVTENGAAFDDEVAADGSVPDPERTDYLRRHFTAAHRAIERGVDLRGYFVWSLLDNFEWGYGYAKRFGIVRVDFDSLERTVKDSGRWYRELIASRTIGAWPFG; this is translated from the coding sequence GTGACTCTCTCTCCTGCCGATGACTACCGCGGATCCGGACTCGTGCTGCCCGAGGGCTTCACGTTCGGATCGGCTACCGCCTCCTACCAGATCGAGGGGGCGGCCGACGAAGACGGGCGCACGCCGTCGATCTGGGACACGTTCAGCAAGACGCCGGGGAAGGTGTGGAACGGCGACACCGGCGATGTGGCCTGCGACCACTACCACCGCGTCGATGAGGACCTCGATCTGATGTCGGATCTCGGACTGCAGGCGTACCGATTCTCGATCGCCTGGCCGCGGATCGTTCCCGCGGCGGACGGCGCAGTGAACCAGGCCGGGATCGATTTCTACTCTCGTCTTGTCGACGGACTGCTCGAGCGGGGCATCAAGCCGGTGGCGACCCTCTATCACTGGGACCTCCCCCAGTACCTCGAAGACGCAGGCGGGTGGACCTCCCGGTCGACGACCGACGCCTTCGAGCGATACGCGTCGATCATGGGCGCGGCGCTCGGCGACCGGGTGCACACCTGGACGACGCTCAACGAGCCCTGGTGCTCGGCCTATCTGGGATACGGGCAGGGTGGTCACGCGCCCGGCCGCCACGAGCCGGCCTCCGCCCTGGCGGCCGTGCACCACCTGAACCTCGCGCACGGGCGCGCGATCCAGGCGCTCCGCGCCACGTCGACCGGCGACCCCGACTACTCGGTGACACTGAACTTCCATGTGCTGCGCGGCGTGGGCGACGGCGCAGACGAGGCCATGCGCCGGATCGACGCTCTGGCGAACCGCGCGTTCACGCATCCGATGCTGCGCGGCGAGTATCCCCCGGATCTCCTCGAGGACACGGCCTCGGTCACGGACTGGTCGTTCGTGCACGACGGCGACCTCGCCACCGTCAACCAGCCGATCGATGTGCTCGGAGTGAACTACTACTCCACCGCGACGGTGCGGCTCTGGGACGGCGTCTCGGAGAAGCAGCAGAACGACGGACACAAGGGCACGGCCGGAGGCACCGCGTGGCCGGGCAGCGATCAGCTGGTCGAGTTCGTCGAGCAGCCGGGGCCCTACACGGCGATGGGGTGGAACATCGCGCCGGAGGGACTCGAAGAGCTGCTCGTCTCCCTGTCGGAGCAGTTCCCCACCCAGCCGCTGATGGTCACCGAGAACGGCGCCGCGTTCGACGACGAGGTCGCTGCCGACGGCTCAGTGCCCGATCCCGAGCGCACGGACTACCTGCGACGTCACTTCACCGCCGCTCACCGCGCGATCGAGCGGGGTGTCGACCTGCGGGGCTACTTCGTGTGGTCGCTGCTCGACAACTTCGAGTGGGGGTACGGCTACGCCAAGAGGTTCGGCATCGTGCGCGTGGACTTCGACTCGCTCGAACGCACCGTCAAAGATTCGGGGCGCTGGTATCGCGAGCTCATCGCCTCACGCACGATCGGGGCCTGGCCCTTCGGATGA
- a CDS encoding ABC transporter ATP-binding protein, whose product MSTAITGTQDEDRSSYTKEESRAIRRRSLRLLGSLVRPLKAQIALAAIVLVISTALQVAGPILISIGLDRALPAVLERADWMPTFMIGGIYLLAGAVAAAMIAWYVIIAAKLTQAVLLDLRKRIFLHTQRLSLEFHESYTSGRIISRQTSDLDSIKELLDGGLNELVSGVLFGLFTFIALCVWDWQSGLILAIGGVPLFFLMRWFYSRSQLVYRESRVISAKVIVQFVETMTGIRAVKAFRKEPRNDVAFQKIAGDYRDVNRRSMLLFGTFEPGLMGVAALVLGIVVLWGGIRVSEGALTVGVLLSAVLYVRNFFAPMQEIAMFLNSYQSATAALEKVSGVLEEVPTVPDPEKPVDLWESRGHIEFDGVTFGYNGEKTILPNFSLDIPAGQTIALVGTTGAGKSTLAKLISRFYDPSIGKVTLDGVDLRNLHPKDLRRAIVMVTQEAYLFSGTVADNIALGKPDASLDEIRAAARAVGADEFISSLPDGYRTDVNKRGGRVSAGQRQLISFARAFLADPAVLILDEATASLDIPSERLIQDALQTLLKDRTAIIIAHRLSTVAIADRVLVMEHGKIIEDDTPEALISGTGKFAQLHAAWQETLV is encoded by the coding sequence ATGAGCACCGCGATCACCGGAACCCAGGACGAAGACCGCTCCAGCTACACCAAGGAGGAGAGCCGGGCCATCCGGCGTCGCTCGCTCCGACTGCTGGGCTCGCTCGTGCGTCCCCTCAAGGCGCAGATCGCGCTCGCGGCGATCGTGCTCGTGATCTCGACGGCGCTCCAGGTCGCCGGCCCGATCCTGATCAGCATCGGGCTCGACCGGGCCCTGCCCGCCGTGCTCGAGCGCGCGGACTGGATGCCGACCTTCATGATCGGCGGGATCTACCTCCTCGCCGGGGCGGTCGCGGCGGCGATGATCGCCTGGTACGTCATCATCGCGGCCAAGCTCACGCAGGCCGTGCTGCTGGACCTCCGCAAGCGGATCTTCCTGCACACTCAGCGCCTCAGCCTGGAGTTCCACGAGTCGTACACGTCCGGTCGCATCATCTCGCGCCAGACGAGCGATCTCGACTCGATCAAGGAGCTTCTCGACGGCGGACTGAACGAGCTCGTCTCCGGCGTGCTGTTCGGCCTGTTCACGTTCATCGCACTGTGCGTGTGGGACTGGCAGTCCGGGCTCATCCTCGCGATCGGCGGCGTGCCGCTGTTCTTCCTGATGCGCTGGTTCTACTCGCGCTCTCAGCTCGTCTACCGCGAGTCGCGCGTGATCAGCGCGAAGGTGATCGTGCAGTTCGTCGAGACGATGACGGGCATCCGAGCGGTGAAGGCGTTCCGCAAGGAACCCCGCAACGATGTGGCGTTCCAGAAGATCGCGGGCGATTATCGGGATGTCAACCGACGCTCGATGCTGCTGTTCGGCACGTTCGAGCCCGGTCTGATGGGCGTCGCGGCTCTGGTGCTCGGCATCGTCGTGCTCTGGGGTGGCATCCGAGTGTCCGAGGGGGCACTCACCGTCGGCGTGCTGCTGTCGGCTGTGCTGTACGTGCGCAACTTCTTCGCTCCGATGCAGGAGATCGCGATGTTCCTCAACTCCTACCAGTCCGCCACGGCGGCGCTGGAGAAGGTGTCCGGCGTGCTCGAGGAGGTGCCGACCGTTCCGGATCCTGAGAAGCCGGTCGATCTCTGGGAGTCGCGAGGACACATCGAGTTCGATGGGGTGACGTTCGGCTACAACGGTGAGAAGACGATCCTGCCGAACTTCTCGCTCGACATCCCCGCTGGGCAGACCATCGCTCTGGTGGGCACCACCGGAGCGGGGAAGTCCACGCTCGCGAAGCTGATCTCCCGGTTCTACGACCCGTCGATCGGAAAGGTGACGCTCGACGGAGTCGACCTGCGCAACCTGCACCCGAAGGATCTCCGCCGGGCCATCGTCATGGTGACGCAGGAGGCTTATCTCTTCAGCGGAACGGTCGCCGACAACATCGCTCTCGGAAAGCCCGACGCCTCGCTCGACGAGATCCGCGCGGCTGCCCGCGCCGTCGGGGCGGACGAGTTCATCTCGTCGCTGCCCGACGGGTACCGCACCGACGTCAACAAGCGCGGTGGTCGTGTGTCGGCAGGTCAGCGTCAGCTGATCTCGTTCGCCCGAGCGTTCCTCGCCGACCCTGCGGTGCTGATCCTCGACGAGGCCACCGCGTCGCTCGACATCCCCTCGGAGCGTCTGATTCAGGACGCGCTGCAGACGCTGCTCAAGGACCGCACGGCGATCATCATCGCGCACCGTCTCTCGACGGTCGCGATCGCCGACCGGGTGCTGGTGATGGAGCACGGGAAGATCATCGAGGATGACACGCCCGAGGCGCTCATCAGCGGCACGGGCAAGTTCGCGCAGCTGCACGCCGCCTGGCAGGAGACCCTGGTGTGA
- a CDS encoding ABC transporter ATP-binding protein, with product MSSSPSSQNASSSSSLSTPAALWRLKPFVKPVIWRLAGGAASALVAAIIALMIPIVLEQIMRGPVQTGALDAIAWGALAVFGLALGEALMVWLRRQFVLNPATQVEYKMRTELYSRLQTLPVSFHDRWQSGQLLSRMMQDIGLIRRWLAFGLVLLVVNVLTIIIGSVLLFRWHWLLGVIFIVTAIPLWIRGYLFEKRYGALTRRSQDQAGDLATSVEESVHGIRVLKAFGRGKHALGRFSRQAETLRETEMSKAGAIASIWFWLDLMPQIAFGLSLMSGIWLISQGEIDQAQLFAFFAMAVVLRWPIESIGFLFSFMLDARTATDRVFDIYAETNSITDPEHPVHIAEPRGELAFEAAHFRYQDAGEHERDLLDGIDLVLRPGETMALVGLTGSGKTTLTTLPTRLYDVTGGRVTLDGVDVRDLPLAELRQHIAMAFEDATLFSATVRENVLLGRADLDVHSEEGERVLREALEVAQAAFVDSLPEGVETVIGEEGLSLSGGQRQRLALARAVAANPKVLVLDDPLSALDVDTEALVEEALRHVLADTTAMIVAHRPSTVALADRVALLEAGRVTAVGTHSELLRTSRHYRHVISSLEAEEAARTGAIPIIRDEQAEIDATVQAGIREHAADQDIITEKEVQR from the coding sequence ATGTCTTCCTCGCCTTCATCGCAGAACGCTTCTTCCTCCTCGTCCCTCTCCACGCCGGCAGCCCTGTGGCGCCTGAAGCCCTTCGTGAAGCCCGTCATCTGGCGGCTCGCCGGAGGTGCCGCCAGCGCCCTCGTGGCCGCGATCATCGCGCTGATGATTCCGATCGTGCTGGAGCAGATCATGCGCGGACCGGTGCAGACCGGCGCGCTCGACGCCATCGCCTGGGGTGCGCTCGCGGTCTTCGGTCTCGCCCTCGGTGAGGCGCTGATGGTGTGGCTGCGCCGCCAGTTCGTGCTCAACCCCGCGACGCAGGTCGAGTACAAGATGCGCACCGAGCTCTACTCGCGACTCCAGACGCTGCCGGTCTCGTTCCACGACCGCTGGCAGTCGGGGCAGCTGCTGAGCCGCATGATGCAGGACATCGGCCTGATCCGCCGGTGGCTGGCGTTCGGTCTCGTGCTGCTCGTGGTCAACGTGCTGACGATCATCATCGGCTCGGTGCTGCTGTTCCGCTGGCACTGGCTGCTGGGCGTCATCTTCATCGTCACCGCCATTCCGCTGTGGATCCGCGGCTATCTCTTCGAGAAGCGCTACGGCGCGCTCACGCGCCGCAGCCAGGACCAGGCCGGCGACCTCGCGACCAGCGTCGAGGAGAGCGTGCACGGCATCCGCGTGCTCAAGGCCTTCGGTCGCGGCAAGCACGCCCTCGGTCGCTTCAGTCGTCAGGCCGAGACGCTTCGCGAGACCGAGATGAGCAAGGCCGGCGCGATCGCGTCGATCTGGTTCTGGCTCGACCTCATGCCGCAGATCGCCTTCGGCCTCAGCCTGATGTCGGGCATCTGGCTCATCTCGCAGGGCGAGATCGATCAGGCGCAGCTGTTCGCGTTCTTCGCCATGGCCGTGGTGCTCCGCTGGCCGATCGAGTCGATCGGCTTCCTGTTCTCGTTCATGCTCGATGCGCGCACGGCGACCGACCGCGTGTTCGACATCTACGCCGAGACGAACTCCATCACCGACCCCGAGCACCCGGTGCACATCGCGGAACCCCGCGGCGAGCTGGCTTTCGAGGCGGCGCACTTCCGGTACCAGGACGCAGGAGAGCACGAACGCGACCTGCTCGACGGCATCGATCTCGTGCTGCGGCCGGGCGAGACCATGGCGCTCGTCGGACTGACCGGCAGCGGCAAGACCACGCTGACCACGCTGCCGACGCGTCTCTATGACGTCACCGGCGGGCGGGTCACGCTCGACGGCGTCGACGTGCGGGATCTGCCGCTCGCCGAGCTGCGCCAGCACATCGCGATGGCCTTCGAAGACGCCACGCTGTTCTCGGCGACCGTTCGTGAGAACGTGCTGCTGGGGCGCGCCGACCTCGACGTGCACAGCGAGGAGGGCGAGCGTGTGCTGCGCGAGGCTCTCGAGGTCGCCCAGGCGGCCTTCGTGGACTCGTTGCCCGAGGGCGTCGAGACCGTCATCGGCGAGGAGGGGCTGAGCCTCTCCGGTGGGCAGCGTCAGCGTCTGGCACTCGCCAGGGCCGTCGCCGCGAACCCGAAGGTGCTCGTGCTCGACGACCCGCTGTCCGCGCTCGACGTCGACACCGAGGCTCTCGTCGAAGAGGCGCTGCGGCACGTGCTGGCAGACACCACGGCGATGATCGTGGCGCACCGCCCCTCGACCGTGGCCCTCGCCGACCGCGTGGCGCTGCTCGAGGCCGGCCGCGTCACCGCCGTCGGAACCCACAGCGAACTGCTGAGGACGAGCCGTCACTACCGGCACGTCATCTCGAGCCTCGAGGCCGAGGAGGCGGCGCGTACGGGCGCCATCCCGATCATCCGCGACGAGCAGGCTGAGATCGACGCCACAGTTCAGGCCGGGATCCGCGAGCATGCCGCCGACCAAGACATCATCACCGAGAAGGAGGTGCAGCGATGA